In the Candidatus Methanoperedens sp. genome, one interval contains:
- a CDS encoding DUF2098 domain-containing protein, producing the protein MSEIKVTDMSGNPLQIGNFVEYVNTGTKGNVTEIISDNEGTWALIDKTDLYYKTEVLRRITVVKDEEIGEKIFSREEINEVLEKQKEASKLAEMSDTSLESGG; encoded by the coding sequence ATGAGCGAGATAAAGGTAACAGATATGTCTGGAAATCCTTTACAGATAGGGAATTTTGTAGAATACGTAAATACAGGTACGAAAGGTAATGTTACTGAGATCATTTCAGATAATGAAGGTACGTGGGCGCTTATCGATAAGACTGATCTTTACTATAAAACAGAAGTTCTGAGAAGAATAACAGTAGTAAAAGATGAAGAAATCGGGGAGAAAATATTTTCCCGCGAGGAAATCAATGAAGTTCTGGAAAAGCAGAAAGAAGCATCCAAACTAGCTGAGATGAGCGATACAAGCCTGGAGAGTGGCGGATAA